Within the Planctomycetaceae bacterium genome, the region AGGCACCTTCGAAGCTTGTGATTTCTGCTCCGGTGATATCAAGCGTCGCCCTGGCCGGGGCGATTGATGGCCGGATTGATGAATTGGGTGGTGACAATGTCAAACTGAGTTTGGCCGGGTCCACAGATATCAGCGTGGGGCTGCAGGCAAAGGACTGCAGAATCAGTATTGCAGGTTCAGGAAAGGTTTCAGCCACGGGGACGTGCGAGCAGTTGAATATCTCCATCGCGGGCAGTGGCACCGTGCACACGGAAGAGGTTCCGGCAGATGGTGTCGATGTTTCGGTGTCAGGTTCAGGTGATGTCTTTGTGCAGGCGACTCAAAAGCTGAAAGTGTCCATTGCCGGCAGCGGTCGAGTCCGTTATGTCGGAGAACCAGAGATCACGCAAAAAGTCGCCGGAAGTGGCGAAGTCTCACGCATCGAATGAGTCCAACGCCAACGGTCGTTTGGTTTTCCTGCAGATTCGGACGATAATCGGTGACCCTGCTTTAAGCTGTCGCTGAGGACTGTTCGATGGTTGCACAACATACTTGCCCTGTCTCAAATCCTGTGTTTTCGGCTGCGCCATCACCGAATACAGTGGCTTCACGTCGTTCATTCCTTGAATCGGCAATGGGATTCGGCAGTGTCGCAGCAGCAGCCATGTTGTTCGAAGACGCTGTCGCTGACGGATCAGTTCAGGATATTGGTCCCTATGATCGTCCGGGCAACGGTTCGCATCTGACAGTACTGCACCACCCGGCCAAAGCGAAGCGAGTGATCCAGTTGTTTATGGCAGGGGCAGCCAGTCACATCGATCTTTGGGATTACAAGCCTCAACTGGAACAGCACCACGGAAAGCCATCCGATTTTGGTGAGCACGTCGAAGCCTTTCAGAATGGACTCGGTCCGTGGATGAAGTCGCCATTTCCATTTCGTCCATACGGTGGATGTGGCAAGTTCCTCAGCGACGCTGTTGCTCCGCTGGGAGACTGCGTCGACGATATCGCTTTTATTCACAACCTGGTCGGAAAGACAGGCGTCCATAGTCAGGCAACATACCTGCAGGCCACCGGATTTGACAGGCCTGGCTTCCCAAGTGTCGGTGCATGGGTGAGTTATGCACTGGGATCGATACGGCAGAATCTTCCCACATTTGTCGTGCTGCCGGATCATCGCGGCTTTGCCAGCAACGGTCCCAAAAACTGGAGCTCTGCATTTCTTCCCGCAACTCACCAGGGCACGATGATCTTTCCACAGCGAGCCAATCCAATCGCCGACCTTCGACCCGAGCTTGAATTCGCGACAAAATCGGCGGACCGCGACGGTTTCGCGCTGCTCCGACAGATGAATCATCAGTATCAGCAGCTACGCCCGGGTGACAGCCGAC harbors:
- a CDS encoding head GIN domain-containing protein, with the protein product MHTPHPSVIPSCSSLLMLIGGCALATPAVPGSGTARTEVRDLKDFDRVEIAIPVEIEIRKADSFLVELTLDDNLLPLVDSTVTDGLLKVSSKENLAVKAPSKLVISAPVISSVALAGAIDGRIDELGGDNVKLSLAGSTDISVGLQAKDCRISIAGSGKVSATGTCEQLNISIAGSGTVHTEEVPADGVDVSVSGSGDVFVQATQKLKVSIAGSGRVRYVGEPEITQKVAGSGEVSRIE
- a CDS encoding DUF1501 domain-containing protein; this encodes MASRRSFLESAMGFGSVAAAAMLFEDAVADGSVQDIGPYDRPGNGSHLTVLHHPAKAKRVIQLFMAGAASHIDLWDYKPQLEQHHGKPSDFGEHVEAFQNGLGPWMKSPFPFRPYGGCGKFLSDAVAPLGDCVDDIAFIHNLVGKTGVHSQATYLQATGFDRPGFPSVGAWVSYALGSIRQNLPTFVVLPDHRGFASNGPKNWSSAFLPATHQGTMIFPQRANPIADLRPELEFATKSADRDGFALLRQMNHQYQQLRPGDSRLEARLRSYELAAQMQLTAPEAFDLSQETEQTLKSYGLDRAGTEWPAEINIPEEAEYFGRKCLIARRLIERGVRFIQIWSGNDNGFPRRNWDSHEDIERDHRPLATGMAVGTAALIKDLKQRGLLDDTLILWTTEFGRMPSTQGSKGRDHNPYVFTNWLCGGGVRGGVTYGPSDEWGYKPLDRSQPTQVYDIHATVLHQLGIDHQRLTVRHDGIDRRLTDVHGHVIHDILG